The Rubripirellula reticaptiva DNA window CAAAAGTCGTGTTTGCAGCATGATTTACGGTGCAAACGCCCTGTTTGAGCCAGTACGTCGCCCCGAATGTCTTCTACGCCGACAGCGCCATTGGTTGTTTGCAAATCTAAACTAAGCGATGGCGGCATCGTGACCGCAACGATCACGACTCCCGGAATTCCGTTTGGGATTTCCGCACGAATGTCGGCAGTTCCCTGATTGACGACGTGGCCAATCATGATTTCATTGATGTTGTCGCGAGCTTCAATGACCGCATGCCGCGTAGGTTGCTTCGATTTGGATCGCGTCAATTTTGCCCTCGGCGCAGTGGATGCTACCGTTCACCGTGCGTAGGAGGCACCTTTCCGACGGAGGAATCGGGACGGCAAAGCTGTCTTGACGGTTGGCGTTTTCCATCCCAAGACTTGCGAAGAATCCGCAACCCACGCCGAACGCAATGCAAGCTCCAGCGAGGACAGGCAACAATGTCGTTGTGAATTTCTTGAAGTGTGGCGTCCGTCCGCCAGAACGAACAGGTACGTTTGGGTTCGATTCGCCCAGCGTATCAGCATCTTGGCAACGCGATCAACAAACTCACAAAATAATAGCAACGCAGACAAACCGACCCTCGCACCAATCGTCAATGAGATCACGCGCGGCTTTGCCGTTTTGGCTCGACGCCTTAGACACCAGCATTGCCGGATCTTGGCACAGCGTTTGGCAAACATTTGGTCAGGATCTGATCCGTGGTTTTCCCAGCTTTAGATCTGGTTTGCTAGGGTAGGGGGCCTCCACCTGCTAGACCATCGACCAAAGACCGTAATGATCCGAAACATTTTTGATTTGCGAAATGCGTCTTCTGGCGTGAAACAGTGTTTGAGATGTTCCACAGAAACAACACGAACTCACGCCGCTTGGCTGTTGTTGTTTTGTGCATTTTTGGGGTGTCGGCCAGCCGCACCCGGATCCCAGTTATCTGATACGCCAAGCGGCGGCCAAATCGACCAAGATCATCGCACCCAAAATCTAAACGACGACCTCGACGCGGTTGCTCTCGAGCGTGCGGGCGATTCGGCGTCCGCTCGGTCAGCACACGACCAAGCCATCGCGTACTACCAGCGAGCGATTGAAATGTCGCCCCAGCCAACGGCACAGTTGCTCGACAAGGTCGGCCGGCAATGGGTGACGCTGGGCCGTCCATTCGAAGCGCTGCAGGTGCTCGAATCACTTGTCGAAACATTTCCGGATGATGCAGCCCGACGCGCGGACCTTGCGGGACTGCAAGGTTCTCTTGGGCTAGAATATCGCGCCGCGGAACACCTGCAGTACTTGGTCCAGCACCAAATGGCGGGCGTGAACGAACTGATCATGCTGACGGACCTGACTCGGCCACAAACCGACAAGGCGATCTGCGAATATGCGCTGAAACACTACCCCGCTGATTCGCGTCCGAAGTACTCGCTTGCTCGGTCGCGTGCCTACGAAGGAAAGTGGGCAGACATCGTCGCGGATCTCAACGAGGTCTGCGAGCAATATCCTGACTTTATCGAGGCGTGGGCGTACTACGGTCGCGCGCTCGTCGAGTTGGACGACCGTCTGGGGATTCAAGCATGGTCCAAGAAACTGCCCAGCGGCATCGAAACCGAGCCATGCTATTGGTTGGCGGCTGGCCAGTGGGCAAAAAAGCAAGGAGACATGGCTGCGGCGGCGAACGCATTTTGGCACGCAGCCGAACGGAACCCAAACGACGGCGAAGCGTTAACTCAACTTGCCGCTTGCCTAACTGAACTCGGACGTATCAATGATTCGCAGCGCGTCAACGCGGCGGCCGGACTGGTCACCGCAATGCGTGACGATGTGGAAGGTCTGTTTTCGTGGCGCAACCATTCCCAGCGGGCTTCCGTTCGCATCGCCAAGTCGATGCAAAAGCTCGGGCGAACATGGGAAGCCGCCACGTGGGCTCGCATCGCAGTAGTCATGACCCAAGATCCGGACGACAGCGCCAACGAAGTATTTGCACAGATTCGGGCGACGATGACGGGAAAAACGCCGTGGCAGTCAAGTGAATTGATGGTCACACGATCAATCGATGTATCGAACTTGCCATTGCCAGAGTGGACCGATGAAACGGACCGCCTGACAAGCGGCGATGCAGAATCGAGCGGCAAGCAGTTTCACTTTGTCGACGAAGCTGCAATGCAGGGACTTGATCATGTTTGCAAAATCGACAAAGGCGATGGAACCGAAGCTGGTTTGTGTATTTATCAATCCGGTGCCGGCGGTGCGGGTGTCATCGACTTTGATCGCGACGGCTGGCCCGATTTCTATTTGACATCAAGCGACGGTGTGCCGAAGCAATCGAATTCCAGCCCCAATCGTTTGCACCGAAATTTGGACGGACGATTCGCCGACGTGACGAAAAACTCCGGAACCGGTGACCAAGGCTTCGCGCAAGGCGTTTCGGTAGGTGAC harbors:
- a CDS encoding FG-GAP-like repeat-containing protein — encoded protein: MRCSTETTRTHAAWLLLFCAFLGCRPAAPGSQLSDTPSGGQIDQDHRTQNLNDDLDAVALERAGDSASARSAHDQAIAYYQRAIEMSPQPTAQLLDKVGRQWVTLGRPFEALQVLESLVETFPDDAARRADLAGLQGSLGLEYRAAEHLQYLVQHQMAGVNELIMLTDLTRPQTDKAICEYALKHYPADSRPKYSLARSRAYEGKWADIVADLNEVCEQYPDFIEAWAYYGRALVELDDRLGIQAWSKKLPSGIETEPCYWLAAGQWAKKQGDMAAAANAFWHAAERNPNDGEALTQLAACLTELGRINDSQRVNAAAGLVTAMRDDVEGLFSWRNHSQRASVRIAKSMQKLGRTWEAATWARIAVVMTQDPDDSANEVFAQIRATMTGKTPWQSSELMVTRSIDVSNLPLPEWTDETDRLTSGDAESSGKQFHFVDEAAMQGLDHVCKIDKGDGTEAGLCIYQSGAGGAGVIDFDRDGWPDFYLTSSDGVPKQSNSSPNRLHRNLDGRFADVTKNSGTGDQGFAQGVSVGDYDSDGFADLYVGNFGTNRLLRNNGDGTFTDVTTESGLSGAQWTTSVALTDFNNDAIADLYEVNYIAGDEVLTQKCLLDGGQEHRSCGPLVFAAEPDRVWRGVGDGTFIDATEDWLDEQSPGRGLGIVVGELDNQPGMDAYIANDMTANQLWSAQTPPAEVTDSEGSAPFRMIEQAAIRGLAFNARSLSQASMGIAADDYDNDGDVDFYVSHFTDDYNTLYDQVSPGIWADRTTAADMVTPTLSMLGYGTQWIDADNDGQLELAVANGNVDDFTHNDKAYRMQMMLYHRQNDGRFTEVNSSTLGPYFDTKRLGRALVRVDANRDQQTDLLVTHLFDPVALLINTSESIGSATDTMVGNSVTFYLVARHSHRDAIGAHVSIEFGEQSRTRQLLAGDGYQCSNERCLTFGLGDADVAKRVTIDWPSGHRQTVTNVATNTAHIVVEGIE